Below is a genomic region from Cellulomonas sp. P24.
CCTCAAGAAGTACAGGGACGAGCACAGCGCGGATCGCGAGTTCGTCGGGTACCTGCTCGGCAACACCCCTTCCCCCAAGATCGCGGCATTCGCGGACGTCGACCAGCTGCGCCGCCCGGGCGACGCCGTCAGGGGCTGCATGGTTGCTCTGCACCCGTACGGCGAGCAGAATTGCGAGACGCTCCGTGAGGTCATTGTGGCGGGGCGAATCTCGCGCGTCTTCGTGATGGTCTGGGCGCCCACCGAGGCGATTCGCACCATGCTGGACGGGCTTCGCGGGGTCGATCTACACACCGGCGTAGCAGCGCCGGCCCCGGACCCTGTCCAGTTTGAGGCCGCCAAGAGCATGGTGGCGGAGCAGTACAACGGGCTCGCTTCAGGCAACGGCAAGGACGCGGTAATTCAACTTGTCCGAGCGTTTACGGCCGAGGGCTACCCGCTCGATGTTGAGAGCTGGCTCCGCGCGTTCTTCGGCGCTGGCGGCGAGTTCGACGAGGCTCGGAAGGTCCAGAACCTCATCAAGGAGATGCAGAAGGGCGTTCGACACCGTGTTGAGCAGCGCTATCGCCCCGACATCGTGGACATCCTCCGGCGGCGCGCTGCGGAGAACTCGTCCGCCTAGAGCGCCCGCTCGCAACCACTGCCAGCCGTTCGGTGCGCTCGACGCTTTGGATGAGGTTCAGTTGATGCTTGCGGTGGCGTCAACGTCCACGCGGGCACAACAGGTGGCCGGCGCTCGCTCCATGTGGACGACCCGCGACTGGTCGAGCTTGGAATCCTCGTGATCCGCGCTCTGCTCGACGATGCGGCCCGCGGTGGCGATCGCGCGGGACGCCGCTTCGCGTAGTCGGCTGGCGTCGCCGTCTGCCCATCCGGCTACGTAGGGCACGGAGTATGCGGCGCTCTCTAGACCTGCGGAAGCGGTGACGAGGTAGGCGATGGACTCTGCTTCGACCTCGGCCTGTCCGCGGCACCGGTGGTTGATGGCGTAGTCCGGGAAGCGGTGTTCGTGGTCGGCGCGGATGTGGCCGAGTTCGTGGGCGAGGGTCTTGACGGCCTGCGCTGGGTCGACGTCGTCGCGGACCCGCACGACGCGTTGCCCGAACGACGTGTAGCCGTTGGCGCCGCCACACGGTCCACGCTCGAGGCCGAACCCGTCGGCGTTGGCGAGCGTGGCGAGGTGGTCCCAGAGGTGCTCCGGCGCGGGGCCGTGCAGGGGTTCGGTGGCGACGTCGGGTAGGGGTTGGCCGTCGGTCTGGGTGAGGTCTTCTCTCGAGATTTCGTGGTCTTGGTCTGAGGTTCCCGTGGACGCGGGGTTGTTCGTAGCGTCCGGCGTCGAGTAGGAACGGTCATGACCATCGAGTTCGGTGTACCGGCACAGGTTGTCGAGGAGTTCTTGGAGCATCTGGCCCGCCGGGGCCGCGGGTCGTACACGACCCGCGCGTACCGACTGGGCGTGCAGGACTTCGGTTGCTGGCTCGCTGAGCGTGAGCAGTCGCTGGAGGGTGTCTCCCGTGCAGATGTGGAGGTCTACGTCGATGCGTTCGCCCGCGGCTACCGCACCGGCGGGCGACCGCCACGCGAGCAGCGCACGTCGGTCGTCGAGCTGACGTCCAAGCAGCCCAGGGGTTCCGATGGACGGCGCGCGCCCCGCACGGTGAACCATCGGCTGAGCGTGTTGGGGTCGTTCTTCGGCTACCTGATCGACCGCGACACCGAGGCGGGTGAGGGCACCTGGGCTGACAGGGTCAGCCCGGTGCCGCAGGCCCCGGCTGTCGGTCCACGGCACGGGCGCCCGGGTGGCGGCGATGCACCGGTACGTGGTCGCGCTGAGCTGCGTCGGCGCGAGCCCCGCAAGTTGCCACGCGATCTGGACCCGGCGGACGTGCAACGACTGATCGACGCGGCGCCATCCGCGCGTGACCGGGCGTTGTTGATCCTGTTGTCGCGCACCGGTCAGCGGATCGGTGACTGGAGCCCCGAGCACGGCCGGCACGGCGTGCTCGGGATGACCCTGGCCGATCTGGACCGGCGCACCTCGACCGTGACCGTGCTGTTGAAGGGTGCGCGCGATGAGCATCGCGTTCCGGTCACCGCACCGTTCTGGGTCGCGTTCGACCGTTACCTGAGCGACGAGCGCGGCGATCCGCCCACTCAGGCGGTGTGGGTCGGTGCGCGACGTGGCCGTGGCCGGCCGTTGTCGTATGGGGCGTTCGAGGCCGGGCTGCGGCACCTGGCCGGCAAGGTCGGGATCCCGGTGACAGCGCACATGTTCCGTCACACCGTCGCGACTGCTCTGGTGGAGCATTCCGGTGTCGCGGTCGCCCAAGCCGTCCTGGGACATCGTCACGTCGGGACCACTGTCGATGTCTATGCCCACGTCGACCGCCACAGTCTCGTCGAGGCCGTGTCGGCGTTCGAGCAGCGGCCGGTGATCGATCGCGCGAGAACCCACGCAGGCCGCGAGAAGTACGCGTTCCATTACGACCTCCGCACGATTGAGGAACTCGACGCACTCGCCCATCCGCGACTGGTCAACAAGGAGCAGCGATGACCGGGCGCGCCGCGCAGCTGGCCGCCGCCCGGCAACTCGCGGTGGCTCCCTACGACCGCGCTGGCGTGCTCGCGCACCTGGGTGCGGAGGTCGCCGGCTACCGGTTTCGTCATCGGTCTCAGGGGCAGCGGATGCTGCGCGCGACCGGGTTCACCCTGGACGCGCTCGACCGGCTGCCCGGCGAGCGGCTGGCCGATCGCTGGGAGGCGTTCGAGGCGCAGGTTTGGCCGCGGTGGCTCACCGGTGACGGGAGGCCACCGGTGCACGACACCTGGACGTGGGGGATGTGGGCGTTGGTGACCTCGCGGCTGGTCCGACCGTCGTGGCCGTTCCTCACCTGGACCCGCACCACGCAGTGGGTCGCACGTCTTCCTTTCGACGACCCCATGACCAGCGCGCATGCGCAACTGGTGACCGCAACGGCGGCGTTGCCGTTCGGGACACCGATGTTCGCGATGAACGCGGTCAATCGCGGACTGCGGGCGCTGCTCCACTGCGGTGTTGATGAGCTGTCGGGGCTGAGCGAGGCGGATCTGCGCGCCGCCGGTCGGGGCAAAGGCGCCGACGTCCTGGACGCTGCGCTCTGCCAGCTCGGGGTGTTCACCCGGACCCCGCAGCGCGGCACCTTGCGCTGGAGAAGCGTTGGACGGCGCGAGCCAGCAGACCTTGCTGGTGTCGCGGGCGTCCCGGAGATGTTCCGGCAGGTCGCTGGTCTGTACTTGGAGCACTACTCCCGGCGACTGTCGGACAACTACGCGACGTTGCAGCACAAGGCCCGGGCCTTGGCGCACTTCTTCACATACCTGCAGGCCACCCATCCGCAGGTGACGTCGTGCGCGCAGATCACCCCGGCACACGCGCGTGGCTTCGTCGGCCATGCGGTGGAGCAGGCCAGGACCGTGCAACGCGGACGGCACAAGGGCAGCGGGGACACCACCAGCGCCCACGCCTGGCTGGTGGATGTCCGGTGCTTCTTCGCCGACCTGTGCACCTGGGCAACTGAAGCTGACTCGCCGTTCGCCGCGCACTGCCCGAGCGTGGTCCCGCTGACCCGCCACGACCTGCTCGACAGCGGCTTCACCGACGCCCGCAAGCGCACCGAAGCCCGCCTGACCAGGACCGTGCTGGACCTGGAACGGGAGATCCCGAACATCCGGGCGTTCGCACTGCGTCGCTGGCATGAGACCCAGCAGGCCCTGAGGATCGACGAGAGCGGCGAGGGGTTGCAGCGTGCGGAACGGATCGCGTTCTGGGACTGGGCGCTGCTGGAGTTGCTGCTGACCAGCGGGCTGCGGATCGAGGAGGCCTGCGAGCTGACCACCTTCGACATCCTCAAGCGGGCGTTGCCCGACGGCAGGTTGTACTACCTGCTGCACGTCAAACCCTCGAAGTTCGACCGGGCCCGGGTGATCCCGATCGGAGACCAGCTCGGCCGGGTGATCGCCGAGATCATCCGGCACGTGCGTGGCTTCTACGGCAGCGACCACGTCCCGGCCTGCGACCGCAGGGATGAGCACGAGAAGCGGGCACTGCCGTGCGCGCCCTACCTGCTGCAGGGCCGAACCCACCCGAGCACGCTGAACAGCCAGACCATCCGGGGCCGGTTGAGCGCCCTGTCGCTGGCCGCCGGCGCCACCCACAGCGACGGTCGGCCGCTGGCCCTGACCCCACACGACTGCCGGCGGGTGTTCGCCTCCGAACACCTCAATAGCAACACCCCGGTACACGTCATCCAGGCGCTGCTCGGACACGCCACGGTGAACACCGTGATGATCTACGCCAAGCTCTACCCGACCCAGCTCGTCGAGGAGTACCGCCGCGCGATGCGGGGCCTGTACGGCGATGTCTACGGACCTGCGGCCAACCGTGCGCCGACAGACCAGGAGTGGGCGGTGTTCACTGCGAACTGCTCGATGCGTGACATGGGCACCCACATGTGTGCGCTGCCGACCGGTGAGCACTGCCCCCGCGGGCTGGTCTGCCTAGGTTGCGGGCACGCCCAGCCCAAAAAGAGCGCCACCCCGATCTTCCGGCGGATGCTCCTGTCCCACACGCGCGCGCTCGAGCGGGCCCGCGAGGCCGGTGAACCCGCCGGACAGCTCGCTGCCCGCGAACTGGAGGTCGAGCGGATCAGCAGTGCGCTCCAGCGCGCCCAGGAGCTCACCGCAGACGCGGCTGCGGCGTTGGAAGCCGCCGCGGTCTGACACGATCAGAGCGTGAGCAGCACCTGGTTGTCGATCCGCGTCGACCTCGTATCCGGTCGCGCCGATGAGTTGTGGCCCCGACCGGGACGGATCTTCGCTGCCGCCCGCAGCCACACGTTCAACCAGCTCGCCACGGCGATCGATGACGCGTTCGCCCGCTGGGACCGCTCGCATCTGCACCAGTTCTACCTCGCCGACGGTCCCCGGATTGGTGACCCGGAGTGGGCTGACGACGTCGACGACGAGGTCCTCGACGGGGCACGGCTGACCCTCGGTCGGCTCAAGGCGGGCGATCAGTTCGTCTACGAGTTCGACCTCGGTGACAGCTGGCTGCACCTGTGCACCGTCGCCCCGCGGCGCATCGACCCGGCCGAGCAGCTCGGCATCGTCCCGACCCGGCCGTTGCCCTACTGGGGCTGGGGATCCATCCCCGACCAGTACGGCCGAGCCTGGGACGGGGACGACGGCGAAGACCCCACGCCCAAGAACACCAAGGGTGTCGACCTACCCAGCATCGGACCATGGCAGCGGTGAGAATTGAGCGGGGGTTACCTCCACGCACGCGGTGTGCTTCTTGTCGGCATCGCAGACGGCCAAATCGCTGCCGAGAGTGCCCTAGTCGCGCGTCAGACCTTGTGGGACCCAACCGGACCTCGGTAACACCTATCGTCCCAAGTCAGGAGGGCATTCACGACCGGCCGATGGTCACGACGGCATAAGCGGCCCAGGGGGTCATCGACGTGATCACGACGTCTTCACGGTGAGCCCGAAGACGCTATCAACGGTTCGCGCAGGCATGTACCAGCCACGCGAAGCATCGGACGTGAGCCTCGCCTCGACCATCCCAACAGCGATGGTCGATGAACTGCCGCTCGTTGCTTCCACAGGCCCTCCGCTGTCGCCAGCGCTGAATGCCGCCTGTGACCACGTCTGAAACGCGGACACGAGGCCAGTAATCGTCTGCCCGTCGTATGACACGCTCTGCCCGGTCGCCGAGATCCTGACACTACAGACCTCACGGTCAGTTGCGCCATCGGTACACAAGAGTGTTCCAACGGTGTCGGTGGAGGACACACCGGTCACGTGCCGCTGGGTTGAAGTCGGGTCGGACCACACGTAGCCCGAGGACGACGCGAAGATGAGTTCGCCGTCCATGTTCCCGCTGAACTGACGCACACCCACGCTTCCGACGGAGTTGCCGCCGTTTGTCCATGCGCCCGCTCCGCAGTGGCCGGCAGTCGGAACCACCGACGATCCCGCTCGGCTTGCGGAAAACCATGAAGTACAAGAACCAGACCCTTGATCAATCTTGTCGCCACCGAACCATGGGGCGGAGTCATTTGTGCGGCCAGCGCTTCCAGACGCATTTTGACTGCTCGCGTCCACCGTCACTGCGTCTCCGTAGCGAGCCGTGATAAGTGCGGCGTTGGCTGGGGAGTAGTTCGACAAGTGGACGACAACGGTGTTTGACGTGATGTCCGGCCCCCAACTTGACAGCACGATTCCTTCGGTCTTGAGTCGTGATTGATCCGTGTCAATCTGTCCCGTGATGCTGGCCATTTGGGCGAGGGTTCGCTTCACGAGGCGAACAACCACTGGAACTCGTCCGTCTGCTGGAGCGCCAGGAGCGGAAGTGAGCAGATTCGCCGCGACACCAGCCGATGCTGCTATGGCCTCGCTTACCTGTGTCGTCGGCGGGCCCACATGGTCAAGCTCGACACCGGTGTTTGTGATCTGAATTCCGGCAAACCCGGCCTCGCCCTGAACCTTCTCTGTGAGCGCCTCCGCGACGGCGCGCGCAGCGAAATTCAAGGAGTCACTTGTTGAGTAGTCCGGGCTGATCGACATGGCGTCCGCTGGCGCAACCCAAAGTCCGGAGCCAACGACCACGCCGAGCGCGGCGATCGATCCCCAAGAGCCCATCCACCTGCGCGTCATCCTTGGTCGCAACACTGTGCCCCCCTCAATGTGGCGGCGCCAGTCCACGAAGCAGGCGTCACCGTGGCGCGCCACCACGCGAGGTTGTCGATCGGCGGCTTCCCACGCTGGACCGCTGGTGGTGCTTGTCGTCAACGCTAGCGCCAGGTAACGTCGACCCGCAAGAGCCAATTCGGGACTCGACGTTGTCGCCATCTCGCGCGATGGGCGGCTGGGTATTGACGGCGAGGCCGGGCGTTCGCTCGCAGCCGTTCAGCTGTTTCGTAGACGGGCGGGGGTACATGGGGCGCTCATGGGGCCGAACGGCCATAGTCTTCTCAGTTGTGTTGGTCTTCCTCGCCGCGGGGATTGCGATCTATCGTCAGGTGAGCGAGAACAGCACGATCGCACGTTTCCCGCAAGGCGCGGTGATCGACCCGCAGAAAGCGGGCGATGTCCCAGAATGGGCATCGAGGCTCCCCGCGCCCACCGCTGTGCGGATCATAAGTCCCGGAAAGCGATCCGACCTGATAAGCATGCCATGGCGATTTGTTTCTATCGACAGTGGCGCAACGTCTCTGAATGTTCTGTACGTCGCCGGAGATGGAAGCTGCATTACACCGGTGGGATTTGAAGTCGAGGAGACCGCGTCGTACGTCGAGGTTTGGGCATGGAGTAGGTCAAATGGGGCACTCGCGTGCGGCGGCGGCGCGGTGCGTGCGGCGGGTATCGTGAATTTGCCGGAGCCAATTGGCACTCGAGCCCTGATTCATGCGCAAGTAGATCCAGCATGGAGAAGCCCCGGTTTTCTCGCAGACTAGTCTGGCGCACCCGAGATGACCTGCGGTGTTCGGCCTAAAGCGTGGCGAACACAGAATGATGAGGCTCGCCTGGCGGAACGACCGCGCCCTGACAGCACTGGGCAAGGCCCTCCGCGAACTGGAAGGAAGTGTCTCACCAACTCCGTGCGGCAGCGTCGCCGATAGTCGCTGTTATCGTCACAGCGCCGGGGATTCTTGGGGGAGACTTGTCGGGCGCCGCGCTTACGTCGCCCGGGCACGTACCGGCAGACGCACTCCGGCTGCGTCCATGAGATGAACCGCGTTCCGTAAGCCGTTGGGTTGCCCGGGAGGACGGGGTATGGCTGAGTGCTGATCGCCCCTGGCGGATTGGCCGCCCGGTCTTGCGGGGCGCCTCGGCGGCTGATTGAGATGCGCGGTTCGGTCGCTGTTGACAGATCTGTCGGCGGCGAGCCCTTCGGGCCACGAAGTTGATACCAGGGCGGATGAGCAGGAGATGCACCAGCGGCAAGGCCCGCGCGGGAGGGCGGGTGTCGATGTCGGAAGGGGGCACAGCTGAGTGTGCCTGATCAACGAGGCGGGCACGAAAGTGTGGTCGTCCAGGGTCGTCCAGGGTCGTCCAGGGTCGTCAGCGACGAGAGCGCCATTCTCGAACTGATCGGTGGGGTGCTCGCCCGCGCCCAACTTCGCCCGGCCGAGGCGCCCTGGTGCTGCTGGCCGGGTAGTAGACCCCGGCACGTACCGG
It encodes:
- a CDS encoding tyrosine-type recombinase/integrase, whose product is MTIEFGVPAQVVEEFLEHLARRGRGSYTTRAYRLGVQDFGCWLAEREQSLEGVSRADVEVYVDAFARGYRTGGRPPREQRTSVVELTSKQPRGSDGRRAPRTVNHRLSVLGSFFGYLIDRDTEAGEGTWADRVSPVPQAPAVGPRHGRPGGGDAPVRGRAELRRREPRKLPRDLDPADVQRLIDAAPSARDRALLILLSRTGQRIGDWSPEHGRHGVLGMTLADLDRRTSTVTVLLKGARDEHRVPVTAPFWVAFDRYLSDERGDPPTQAVWVGARRGRGRPLSYGAFEAGLRHLAGKVGIPVTAHMFRHTVATALVEHSGVAVAQAVLGHRHVGTTVDVYAHVDRHSLVEAVSAFEQRPVIDRARTHAGREKYAFHYDLRTIEELDALAHPRLVNKEQR
- a CDS encoding site-specific integrase, whose translation is MTGRAAQLAAARQLAVAPYDRAGVLAHLGAEVAGYRFRHRSQGQRMLRATGFTLDALDRLPGERLADRWEAFEAQVWPRWLTGDGRPPVHDTWTWGMWALVTSRLVRPSWPFLTWTRTTQWVARLPFDDPMTSAHAQLVTATAALPFGTPMFAMNAVNRGLRALLHCGVDELSGLSEADLRAAGRGKGADVLDAALCQLGVFTRTPQRGTLRWRSVGRREPADLAGVAGVPEMFRQVAGLYLEHYSRRLSDNYATLQHKARALAHFFTYLQATHPQVTSCAQITPAHARGFVGHAVEQARTVQRGRHKGSGDTTSAHAWLVDVRCFFADLCTWATEADSPFAAHCPSVVPLTRHDLLDSGFTDARKRTEARLTRTVLDLEREIPNIRAFALRRWHETQQALRIDESGEGLQRAERIAFWDWALLELLLTSGLRIEEACELTTFDILKRALPDGRLYYLLHVKPSKFDRARVIPIGDQLGRVIAEIIRHVRGFYGSDHVPACDRRDEHEKRALPCAPYLLQGRTHPSTLNSQTIRGRLSALSLAAGATHSDGRPLALTPHDCRRVFASEHLNSNTPVHVIQALLGHATVNTVMIYAKLYPTQLVEEYRRAMRGLYGDVYGPAANRAPTDQEWAVFTANCSMRDMGTHMCALPTGEHCPRGLVCLGCGHAQPKKSATPIFRRMLLSHTRALERAREAGEPAGQLAARELEVERISSALQRAQELTADAAAALEAAAV
- a CDS encoding plasmid pRiA4b ORF-3 family protein, producing the protein MSSTWLSIRVDLVSGRADELWPRPGRIFAAARSHTFNQLATAIDDAFARWDRSHLHQFYLADGPRIGDPEWADDVDDEVLDGARLTLGRLKAGDQFVYEFDLGDSWLHLCTVAPRRIDPAEQLGIVPTRPLPYWGWGSIPDQYGRAWDGDDGEDPTPKNTKGVDLPSIGPWQR
- a CDS encoding S1 family peptidase gives rise to the protein MGSWGSIAALGVVVGSGLWVAPADAMSISPDYSTSDSLNFAARAVAEALTEKVQGEAGFAGIQITNTGVELDHVGPPTTQVSEAIAASAGVAANLLTSAPGAPADGRVPVVVRLVKRTLAQMASITGQIDTDQSRLKTEGIVLSSWGPDITSNTVVVHLSNYSPANAALITARYGDAVTVDASSQNASGSAGRTNDSAPWFGGDKIDQGSGSCTSWFSASRAGSSVVPTAGHCGAGAWTNGGNSVGSVGVRQFSGNMDGELIFASSSGYVWSDPTSTQRHVTGVSSTDTVGTLLCTDGATDREVCSVRISATGQSVSYDGQTITGLVSAFQTWSQAAFSAGDSGGPVEATSGSSSTIAVGMVEARLTSDASRGWYMPARTVDSVFGLTVKTS